One window of Candidatus Nitrospira kreftii genomic DNA carries:
- a CDS encoding hypothetical protein (conserved protein of unknown function): MALWHGCDSISPPVILSIHVAHKRQLISMVTLTQQEVERRLNTVPCAVCKQSDFAIDERFMGPDGDWRGICKKCFYTFPVHTDMEFYLRTQPDVPLRLKEISCTACNHRGVSLDLRATLSVRDAYYFVTCQGCKREFPEKSSLEAFE, translated from the coding sequence ATGGCGCTGTGGCATGGTTGCGATTCCATTTCCCCTCCCGTTATACTCAGCATTCATGTGGCGCACAAACGACAGTTGATCTCTATGGTTACTCTCACTCAACAGGAAGTGGAACGGCGGCTCAACACGGTCCCCTGTGCCGTCTGCAAACAGTCCGACTTCGCCATCGATGAGCGGTTTATGGGGCCAGACGGGGACTGGCGGGGCATCTGCAAGAAGTGCTTTTACACCTTCCCGGTCCATACCGACATGGAATTCTACCTGAGGACGCAGCCCGATGTACCGCTACGGTTGAAAGAGATTTCCTGTACTGCGTGCAATCACCGTGGGGTAAGCCTCGATTTGCGAGCCACGTTGTCCGTGCGGGACGCCTATTACTTCGTGACGTGCCAGGGTTGTAAACGAGAGTTCCCGGAAAAATCGTCGCTGGAAGCCTTTGAATAA
- a CDS encoding hypothetical protein (conserved protein of unknown function) produces MITDNLLVGSIDDAQEPPTVVGTLLFVAEEFTITPAEWVDYHRIPFREFAKADPVKLMEAVQWLESHAPKGRTLVCCRAGMGRSVSVVMAYLCCVEGRSYDEVLKLVMARRPGAMPLPNLQVAIEQVRQLRRAR; encoded by the coding sequence ATGATTACGGACAATCTGTTGGTGGGGAGCATCGATGATGCGCAGGAGCCTCCTACGGTGGTGGGCACACTGCTCTTCGTCGCTGAAGAGTTTACGATCACACCGGCTGAATGGGTTGACTATCATCGGATTCCCTTTCGGGAGTTTGCCAAAGCCGATCCGGTCAAGTTGATGGAAGCCGTCCAATGGCTTGAATCGCATGCCCCTAAAGGCCGGACGCTGGTCTGCTGTCGAGCAGGAATGGGCCGTTCGGTTTCAGTGGTTATGGCATACCTCTGTTGTGTGGAAGGTCGAAGCTATGATGAGGTGTTGAAGCTGGTCATGGCTCGGCGACCCGGCGCTATGCCGCTGCCGAATCTTCAAGTTGCCATTGAACAGGTTCGACAACTCCGGCGTGCCAGGTAA
- a CDS encoding hypothetical protein (conserved protein of unknown function), which translates to MPELPEAEVVARQIRTCLLGARLRDVWVGRADIVREGFSSVLWYRDTILQSVQRFGKSVVLGFVNEQACRYVVAELGMTGLLLFRSVPTKYPQHVHVRLSFEGCREPELRYWNPRRFGRLSLLDKTGLERYLMRRFGVDPLLVSKQHFVKILRERRGRLKPLLMHQQVIAGIGNIYANEILFRAGFHPNMQVSRLSVQKIERLHTIMREVLEEAILSGGSSIRDFFAPDGTEGQYKRRHLVYGKEGQPCPNRCGHVIRRLQSERSSFICQTCQVSR; encoded by the coding sequence ATGCCGGAGTTGCCTGAAGCAGAAGTCGTTGCCCGACAAATTCGTACGTGCCTCCTTGGGGCGCGGTTGAGGGACGTGTGGGTTGGGCGTGCGGATATTGTGCGTGAAGGCTTCAGCAGCGTACTGTGGTATCGAGATACCATCTTACAGTCTGTCCAGCGATTCGGGAAAAGCGTGGTCTTAGGATTTGTAAATGAACAGGCCTGCCGCTATGTGGTGGCAGAGCTTGGGATGACCGGCCTCCTCTTGTTCCGGTCTGTCCCGACGAAATACCCACAACACGTTCATGTCAGACTGTCGTTTGAGGGCTGCCGTGAGCCGGAGTTGCGGTACTGGAACCCTCGTCGGTTCGGACGGCTCTCACTGCTGGACAAGACCGGGCTTGAACGATACCTCATGCGCCGATTTGGGGTGGATCCCCTTCTTGTCTCGAAGCAGCACTTTGTCAAAATCCTGCGAGAGCGACGCGGTCGACTGAAGCCGCTCCTGATGCATCAGCAGGTCATTGCCGGTATCGGGAACATCTATGCAAACGAGATTCTCTTCAGGGCCGGGTTTCATCCGAACATGCAGGTCAGTCGGCTTTCAGTGCAGAAAATAGAACGTCTCCACACGATTATGCGCGAGGTGCTTGAGGAAGCGATTCTCTCAGGAGGGTCGAGCATCCGCGATTTTTTTGCGCCCGACGGCACCGAGGGGCAATACAAGCGCCGCCATTTGGTGTATGGGAAAGAGGGTCAACCCTGTCCAAATCGTTGTGGACACGTTATCCGACGTCTCCAAAGCGAGCGCAGTTCGTTCATATGTCAAACTTGTCAGGTTTCCCGATGA
- a CDS encoding ATP-citrate lyase, beta subunit has translation MAKVLEGPGMGLMKKWGIHVPNYVVVMSADELAKLGQANDWMKTSKLVAKAHEALGSRFKLGLVKVGLDLNGAVAATKEMIGRQVGSITVKQVIVSEMVAHKEEYYCAVKSTREGSEILVANCGGIEVESNWDRVKRLCLEVGQSPSHEALEKLSKDAGFTGTLTKKMADFAGKMFTCFDNEDAQYLEVNPVVVRESDGELIALDAVTLLDGDAKFRHPDWNFQFAAEFGRAYSKDEVEVMAVDSKIKGSVKFIEIPGGDTAMLPAGGGASVYYSDAVVARGGKLANYAEYSGDPPDWAVEVLTEKVCSLPGIKNIIVGGAIANFTDVKKTFGGIINGFRKAKGDGKMKGVKIWVRRGGPREKEGLDAMRALKDEGFDINVFDRNTPLTDIVDKALQKQ, from the coding sequence ATGGCTAAGGTGTTGGAAGGTCCCGGCATGGGGCTGATGAAGAAGTGGGGCATTCACGTTCCCAACTATGTTGTTGTGATGTCTGCGGACGAGCTGGCAAAGCTCGGACAAGCCAATGATTGGATGAAGACTTCCAAACTAGTGGCGAAGGCGCATGAAGCGCTTGGGTCGCGTTTCAAACTCGGTCTCGTGAAAGTCGGCTTGGATCTGAACGGTGCTGTGGCTGCGACCAAGGAAATGATCGGTCGCCAAGTCGGCAGCATCACCGTGAAGCAAGTCATCGTGTCGGAAATGGTTGCTCATAAGGAAGAATATTATTGTGCTGTGAAGTCCACCCGTGAGGGTAGCGAGATTCTGGTCGCCAATTGTGGAGGGATTGAAGTCGAATCCAATTGGGATCGTGTCAAGCGGCTGTGCCTCGAAGTCGGTCAGTCACCCAGCCATGAAGCTCTTGAAAAGCTATCGAAAGATGCAGGATTTACAGGCACTCTTACCAAAAAGATGGCCGATTTCGCAGGCAAGATGTTTACCTGTTTCGACAACGAGGACGCACAGTATCTCGAGGTGAATCCGGTCGTGGTACGCGAGAGCGATGGTGAACTGATTGCCCTCGATGCCGTGACGCTACTGGACGGAGACGCGAAGTTTCGCCATCCGGATTGGAACTTCCAGTTTGCCGCAGAGTTCGGGCGTGCCTACAGTAAAGACGAAGTGGAAGTGATGGCAGTCGACAGTAAGATCAAGGGCTCGGTCAAATTCATTGAGATTCCTGGTGGAGACACGGCCATGCTTCCCGCCGGTGGGGGGGCCAGCGTGTACTACTCGGATGCGGTCGTGGCGCGAGGTGGGAAGCTGGCGAATTATGCCGAATACTCCGGCGATCCACCCGATTGGGCTGTGGAAGTTCTCACGGAGAAAGTGTGTTCGCTGCCCGGTATTAAGAACATCATTGTTGGTGGCGCAATTGCGAACTTCACGGATGTGAAAAAGACCTTTGGCGGCATCATCAACGGATTTCGCAAGGCAAAAGGCGACGGCAAAATGAAGGGCGTCAAGATTTGGGTCCGACGCGGAGGGCCGCGTGAAAAGGAAGGCCTCGACGCGATGCGAGCATTGAAGGACGAAGGGTTCGACATCAACGTCTTCGATCGTAACACCCCGCTGACGGACATCGTCGACAAAGCGCTGCAAAAACAGTAA